The following proteins come from a genomic window of Ilumatobacter coccineus YM16-304:
- a CDS encoding TIGR03620 family F420-dependent LLM class oxidoreductase: MSVRDDLTTTGLWYFTDGMAAGEAAEFAGRVESLGYSTLWLPDTVGRDPFAHIAWLGSQTTTLNFATGIANIFHRHPGPMKQVANTLGEQTGGRFMLGLGVSHGPMVAGLRGLDYSKPLTKMREYLAAMDAQPFAGQAPSDPVPVVLAALGPKMIELSESAADGAHPYWSTPEHTAMARELLGPDALLCVEQKVCLTTDAGLAREAALAQLSIYANLPNYRNNWKRLGFTEDEIEHRDQRFIDAVFVWGDDERVKAGVQAHYDAGATHVCVQPVAPGGERVLDDRVLELLAPNNN, encoded by the coding sequence ATGAGCGTTCGCGACGACCTGACCACCACCGGACTCTGGTACTTCACCGACGGCATGGCAGCCGGCGAAGCCGCCGAGTTCGCCGGACGAGTCGAGTCCCTCGGCTACTCGACCCTCTGGCTTCCCGACACGGTCGGCCGCGACCCGTTCGCCCACATCGCGTGGCTCGGATCGCAGACCACGACGCTCAACTTCGCCACCGGCATCGCCAACATCTTCCACCGGCACCCCGGCCCGATGAAGCAGGTCGCGAACACGCTCGGCGAGCAGACCGGTGGCCGCTTCATGCTCGGCCTCGGCGTCAGCCACGGTCCGATGGTGGCGGGGCTCCGCGGGCTCGACTACTCGAAGCCGCTCACGAAGATGCGCGAGTACCTCGCCGCCATGGACGCGCAACCCTTCGCCGGCCAGGCACCGAGCGACCCGGTACCGGTCGTGCTCGCCGCGCTCGGTCCGAAGATGATCGAGCTCTCCGAGAGCGCCGCCGACGGGGCACACCCGTACTGGAGCACACCCGAGCACACCGCGATGGCCCGTGAGCTCCTCGGGCCCGATGCCCTGTTGTGCGTCGAGCAGAAGGTGTGTCTCACGACCGACGCCGGTCTCGCTCGAGAAGCGGCACTCGCACAGCTGTCGATCTACGCCAACCTGCCGAACTATCGCAACAACTGGAAGCGACTCGGCTTCACCGAAGACGAGATCGAACACCGCGACCAGCGCTTCATCGACGCCGTGTTCGTGTGGGGCGACGACGAACGCGTGAAGGCGGGGGTGCAGGCCCACTACGACGCCGGCGCCACGCACGTGTGCGTGCAACCGGTCGCTCCCGGCGGCGAACGCGTGCTCGACGATCGCGTGCTTGAGCTGCTCGCACCGAACAACAACTGA
- a CDS encoding gamma-glutamylcyclotransferase family protein, whose translation MSGEVITRLFVYGTLQPGDVRWHHLEPFVVDDGVADTVTGRVFDTGLDYPAAIFGDHAAPGGTIVGRTYTLDEASLADALAHLDEVEDTVGGRYHRVSVITGTGTTAWAYEYGGGLDLVEIVSGNWFDR comes from the coding sequence ATGTCAGGCGAGGTCATCACCCGCCTGTTCGTGTACGGCACACTGCAGCCTGGCGACGTGAGGTGGCATCACCTCGAACCGTTCGTCGTCGACGACGGTGTCGCCGACACGGTGACCGGGCGAGTGTTCGACACCGGCCTCGACTACCCGGCCGCGATCTTCGGTGACCACGCCGCACCCGGCGGCACCATCGTCGGCCGCACGTACACCCTCGACGAGGCGTCGCTCGCCGATGCGCTCGCCCATCTCGACGAGGTCGAGGACACGGTGGGTGGCCGCTACCACCGGGTGTCGGTCATCACCGGCACCGGCACGACAGCCTGGGCGTACGAGTACGGCGGGGGCCTCGACCTCGTCGAGATCGTGTCGGGCAACTGGTTCGATCGCTGA
- a CDS encoding cation:proton antiporter, which produces MNPLSLIAAGESAVGPTLAVIVGAGMFAQWLAWRTQLPSIIALLIAGLVLGPVTGVLDPDDLLGDTLFPIVSLAVALILFEGGLDLPPRELRNTGTAVRRLITIGAVITFVVGWYSARTIFEISNEAAIVLGAVLVVTGPTVVGPLLRFVRPAGTTGPILRAEGVLIDPIGATGALVAFELVLADEAGEAVLSLLGTVGLTLLAGIGFGLAAAFVLDQALQRFLIPDQLAVPVTFAFVVASFVAANEIQEESGLLAVTVLGIYLARRDSSTIRQVLEFNESLRTLLISALFILLAARIEADALRDVLVPSLLFLAVLVLIARPLTVLVSTVRTSLTWRERAFLTTMAPRGIVAAAVSAIFALRLEEEGVADSEKIVPIVFLVIIGTIVVYGFLAGPAARLLGLAEAQADGVLIAGSHSIGRGLALELKERDVKTLLIDTDPYNVTRAIAGGLTARRMSVLAEEATHDLDLRGIGRMLALTSNDEVNALATGRFARAFGRREVFQLAPGKRRSGQSAVPDEYLGRIIGIDGLTYATLDERSRQGWKVVGAPAGPTMNTALDEQLFIPLARVTEGRMAFICRNDPLPTEGDVIGLAAPSLQRQIAADKTADEPADAE; this is translated from the coding sequence ATGAATCCCCTGTCGCTCATCGCCGCTGGCGAGTCAGCCGTCGGCCCGACGCTCGCTGTCATCGTCGGAGCGGGCATGTTCGCTCAGTGGCTCGCTTGGCGCACGCAGTTGCCGTCGATCATCGCGCTGCTCATCGCCGGACTCGTGCTCGGCCCGGTCACCGGGGTGCTCGACCCCGACGACCTGCTCGGCGACACGCTGTTCCCGATCGTGTCGCTCGCCGTTGCCCTGATCCTCTTCGAAGGCGGTCTCGACCTCCCGCCGCGCGAGCTCCGCAACACGGGCACCGCGGTGCGGCGGCTCATCACGATCGGCGCGGTCATCACCTTCGTCGTCGGGTGGTACAGCGCCCGGACGATCTTCGAGATCTCCAACGAGGCGGCGATCGTGCTCGGTGCGGTGCTCGTGGTGACCGGCCCCACCGTCGTCGGGCCGCTTCTCCGCTTCGTCAGACCCGCCGGCACCACCGGTCCGATCCTGCGCGCCGAAGGCGTGCTCATCGACCCGATCGGCGCCACCGGCGCACTGGTGGCGTTCGAACTGGTGCTCGCCGACGAGGCCGGCGAGGCCGTCCTCAGCCTGCTCGGCACGGTCGGACTCACACTGCTCGCCGGCATCGGCTTCGGTCTCGCTGCCGCCTTCGTCCTCGACCAGGCGTTGCAGCGGTTCTTGATCCCCGACCAGTTGGCCGTGCCGGTCACGTTCGCGTTCGTGGTCGCCAGCTTCGTCGCCGCCAACGAGATCCAGGAAGAGTCCGGGCTGCTCGCCGTCACCGTGCTCGGCATCTACCTCGCCCGCCGAGACAGTTCGACGATCCGACAGGTCCTCGAGTTCAACGAGAGCCTCCGCACGCTGCTCATCTCGGCGTTGTTCATCCTGCTCGCCGCTCGCATCGAAGCCGACGCGCTGCGCGACGTGCTCGTTCCGTCGCTGCTGTTCCTCGCGGTGCTCGTGTTGATCGCCCGGCCGCTCACCGTGCTCGTGTCGACCGTTCGCACATCGCTCACGTGGCGAGAACGAGCCTTCCTCACGACCATGGCCCCTCGCGGCATCGTCGCCGCCGCCGTGTCGGCGATCTTCGCGCTCCGACTCGAGGAAGAGGGGGTCGCCGACTCCGAGAAGATCGTGCCGATCGTCTTCCTCGTCATCATCGGCACGATCGTGGTCTACGGCTTCCTGGCAGGTCCGGCTGCTCGCTTGCTCGGTCTCGCCGAGGCGCAGGCCGACGGCGTGCTGATCGCCGGCTCGCACTCGATCGGCCGTGGGCTCGCACTCGAACTCAAGGAGCGTGACGTCAAGACGCTGCTCATCGACACCGACCCGTACAACGTCACCCGCGCCATCGCCGGTGGCCTGACCGCGCGACGTATGAGTGTGCTCGCCGAGGAAGCCACGCACGATCTCGACCTGCGCGGCATCGGCCGAATGCTCGCGCTCACCTCCAACGACGAGGTCAACGCGCTCGCCACCGGTCGGTTCGCTCGGGCGTTCGGCCGACGTGAGGTGTTCCAGTTGGCGCCCGGCAAGCGGCGCAGCGGCCAGTCGGCCGTGCCCGACGAGTACCTCGGGCGGATCATCGGCATCGACGGACTCACCTACGCCACGCTCGACGAGCGGTCGCGGCAGGGCTGGAAGGTCGTCGGTGCTCCCGCCGGGCCGACCATGAACACCGCGCTCGACGAACAGCTCTTCATCCCCCTCGCCCGCGTGACCGAAGGTCGCATGGCCTTCATCTGCCGCAACGACCCGTTGCCGACAGAGGGTGATGTCATCGGGCTCGCCGCACCGTCACTGCAACGTCAGATCGCCGCCGACAAGACGGCTGACGAACCCGCCGACGCGGAGTAG